The Streptomyces sp. NBC_00286 nucleotide sequence TGGTCGAGGGCGAGATCTCCACCAAGGCCGCCAAGTCGCTGCTCGGCAAGATCTCGGAGCGTAAGAACGTGCTCCTGGTGATCGACCGCGCGGACGAGGCCTCGCTGCTCTCCGCCCGCAACCTGCCCCAGGTGCACATCCTGGAGCCGGGCCAGCTGAACACGTACGACGTTCTCGTCTCGGACGACGTGGTCTTCACCCAGGCCGCTTTCGAGTCCTTCGTCGCCGGCCCGAAGGCCAACGACACTGAAGGGAGCGAGGTCTGATGGCTATCCGTCACCCCTCCATCGCCTCGAAGGCCGCCAAGAAGGCCAAGGAGGCGCGCGTCAAGAAGGCGCGTCGCCACGCCACCGAGGGCAAGAACACCGTCGAGACTCCGCTGAGCAAGTCGTACACGGACCCCCGTGACGTACTGATCAAGCCGGTCGTCTCCGAGAAGAGCTACGCGCTTCTCGACGAGAACAAGTACACGTTCATCGTCGACCCGCGCGCCAACAAGACCCAGATCAAGGAGGCCGTGCAGTCGGTCTTCTCGGTCAAGGTCACCGGGGTCAACACGATCAACCGCCAGGGCAAGCGCAAGCGGACCCGCACTGGTTTCGGCAAGCGTGCCGACACCAAGCGCGCGATCGTGACCCTTGCAGAGGGCGACCGTATCGACATCTTCGGCCAGGCCTCCTAACGGAGTGCCCTGGTCCGATATCGGACGAGGACTGAGAAATGGGAATCCGCAAGTACAAGCCGACTACGCCGGGCCGCCGTGGCTCCAGCGTCGCCGACTTCGTCGAGGTCACGCGGTCCACGCCGGAGAAGTCGCTGGTCCGCCCGCTGCACAGCAAGGGCGGCCGTAACAATTCCGGTCGTGTGACCGTGCGCCACCAGGGTGGTGGCCACAAGCGCGCCTACCGCGTCATCGACTTCCGTCGCCATGACAAGGACGGCGTGCCGGCGAAGGTCGCGCACATCGAGTACGACCCCAACCGCACCGCGCGCATCGCGCTGCTGCACTACGCGGACGGCGAGAAGCGCTACATCCTTGCCCCGCGCAACCTGCGGCAGGGCGACCGGGTGGAGAACGGTCCCGGGGCCGACATCAAGCCGGGCAACAACCTGGCGCTCCGCAACATCCCGGTCGGTACCACGATCCACGCGATCGAGCTCCGTCCCGGTGGCGGCGCCAAGTTCGCCCGCTCCGCCGGTGCCTCCGTGCAGCTGCTCGCGAAGGAGGGCCAGATGGCCCACCTCCGCATGCCGTCCGGTGAGATCCGCCTGGTCGACGTGCGCTGCCGCGCCACCGTCGGCGAGG carries:
- the rplB gene encoding 50S ribosomal protein L2, which translates into the protein MGIRKYKPTTPGRRGSSVADFVEVTRSTPEKSLVRPLHSKGGRNNSGRVTVRHQGGGHKRAYRVIDFRRHDKDGVPAKVAHIEYDPNRTARIALLHYADGEKRYILAPRNLRQGDRVENGPGADIKPGNNLALRNIPVGTTIHAIELRPGGGAKFARSAGASVQLLAKEGQMAHLRMPSGEIRLVDVRCRATVGEVGNAEQSNINWGKAGRKRWLGVRPTVRGVAMNPVDHPHGGGEGKTSGGRHPVSPWGQKEGRTRSPKKASNKYIVRRRKTNKKR
- the rplW gene encoding 50S ribosomal protein L23, which gives rise to MAIRHPSIASKAAKKAKEARVKKARRHATEGKNTVETPLSKSYTDPRDVLIKPVVSEKSYALLDENKYTFIVDPRANKTQIKEAVQSVFSVKVTGVNTINRQGKRKRTRTGFGKRADTKRAIVTLAEGDRIDIFGQAS